From one Flavobacterium kingsejongi genomic stretch:
- a CDS encoding aminoacyl-histidine dipeptidase, translating into MSQEIRNLEPKQLWNKFADLNAVPRPSKKEEKVIAFMKDFGKKLGFETIEDEVGNVIIKKPATSGMENRKTIVMQSHLDMVHQKNNDTNFDFDTQGIEMYVDGDWVRAKGTTLGADNGLGVATIMAILESTDIPHPAIEALFTIDEETGMTGAMGLKGGLLDGEILLNLDTEEDDEIDIGCAGGVDVTATRSYNEEETPEGSVGYTITVKGLNGGHSGMDIHKGLGNANKIMNRLLFDSFENFGLQIAEINGGSLRNAIPRESVAKIVISTVFDEAFVFDMQEIIRDIKAEFKTTEPNLTIDIQGSDLPKKVMDLGVQEGLIRAIYAAHNGVYRMSPDMADLVETSNNIARVIVKDGELSIGCLTRSSVESSKQDLANALRSAFELFGCEVTETGSYPGWTPNVTSPILDVLVGIYEKQNGSKPSVVACHAGLECGILGTNYPDMDMISFGPTIKGAHSPDERANIASAQKYWKFVLEILSNIPLK; encoded by the coding sequence ATGAGTCAGGAAATAAGAAATCTGGAGCCAAAACAGCTTTGGAACAAATTTGCCGATTTGAATGCGGTACCGCGTCCTTCTAAGAAAGAGGAAAAGGTAATTGCTTTCATGAAAGATTTCGGAAAAAAATTAGGCTTCGAAACTATCGAAGACGAAGTGGGGAACGTTATCATCAAGAAACCGGCAACCAGCGGAATGGAAAATCGTAAGACCATTGTAATGCAGTCGCATTTGGATATGGTGCACCAAAAAAATAACGATACCAATTTTGATTTTGATACACAGGGCATTGAAATGTATGTCGATGGTGACTGGGTTCGTGCTAAAGGCACTACGCTTGGAGCTGACAATGGTTTGGGTGTGGCTACAATAATGGCGATATTAGAATCTACCGATATCCCGCATCCAGCAATTGAGGCTTTGTTCACGATTGATGAAGAAACCGGAATGACAGGCGCTATGGGATTAAAAGGGGGGCTTTTAGATGGTGAAATCCTGCTTAATCTGGATACAGAAGAAGATGATGAAATTGATATCGGTTGTGCTGGTGGCGTGGATGTAACTGCTACCAGAAGCTATAATGAAGAAGAAACTCCAGAAGGATCTGTAGGGTATACCATTACCGTAAAAGGCCTGAATGGAGGACACTCCGGAATGGACATCCATAAAGGATTGGGGAATGCCAATAAAATCATGAACCGCCTCTTGTTTGACAGTTTTGAGAATTTTGGATTACAGATTGCTGAAATTAATGGTGGTAGCCTTCGTAATGCGATCCCAAGGGAAAGTGTTGCCAAAATAGTAATCTCTACTGTATTTGATGAAGCATTTGTTTTTGACATGCAAGAAATCATCCGTGATATCAAAGCAGAGTTTAAAACAACCGAGCCGAATCTTACCATTGATATCCAGGGATCGGATTTGCCTAAAAAAGTAATGGACTTAGGCGTACAGGAAGGATTAATTCGTGCCATTTATGCAGCACATAACGGAGTATACCGTATGAGTCCTGATATGGCTGATTTGGTAGAAACTTCAAATAATATTGCCAGAGTCATTGTAAAAGATGGGGAATTGTCTATCGGCTGCCTTACCCGTTCTTCTGTAGAATCATCCAAACAGGATTTAGCGAATGCTTTGCGTTCTGCGTTTGAATTGTTCGGATGTGAGGTAACAGAAACTGGATCTTATCCGGGCTGGACACCTAATGTAACTTCACCAATACTGGATGTACTTGTTGGGATTTACGAAAAACAAAATGGTTCAAAACCAAGCGTTGTGGCTTGCCATGCGGGCTTGGAATGTGGTATTTTAGGAACCAATTATCCGGATATGGATATGATTTCCTTCGGTCCAACGATCAAGGGGGCACACTCTCCGGATGAAAGAGCGAATATCGCTTCAGCACAAAAATACTGGAAATTTGTTTTGGAAATCCTGAGCAATATTCCATTGAAATAA
- a CDS encoding DUF6265 family protein: MKVQFLFIILVCLGFTACKKPSSITVAPALQKAAWLIGNWENKTPKGLSVESWTDPGNGTAYKGKSYFISGKDTLFSETIRIEEKLGQLYYIPTVSNQNLGKPIVFILTSSTEKEMVFENPEHDFPQKITYTLSTPDSLTAIISGLRKGKESKEVFGMKKRN, from the coding sequence ATGAAAGTTCAATTCTTATTCATTATCCTGGTATGTCTTGGCTTCACAGCCTGTAAAAAACCCAGCAGTATTACTGTGGCCCCGGCACTTCAAAAAGCAGCATGGCTTATCGGAAATTGGGAAAATAAAACCCCGAAAGGCCTATCGGTCGAAAGCTGGACCGATCCGGGTAATGGTACTGCATACAAGGGTAAATCTTATTTTATCTCTGGAAAAGATACACTGTTCTCGGAAACCATACGCATAGAAGAAAAATTAGGACAGTTGTATTACATCCCAACTGTCAGCAACCAAAATTTAGGAAAACCTATCGTTTTTATACTGACGAGCAGTACTGAAAAAGAAATGGTGTTTGAAAATCCGGAGCATGATTTCCCACAAAAAATAACTTATACCCTTAGCACTCCGGATAGCCTTACCGCCATTATCTCTGGATTACGAAAAGGAAAAGAAAGCAAGGAAGTTTTTGGCATGAAAAAACGAAACTAA
- the prfA gene encoding peptide chain release factor 1, producing the protein MLDRLQIVKQRFDEISDLIIQPDVISDQKRYVQLNKEYKDLKALAEKRDEYVNIMSNIDEANEIIADGSDAEMVDMAKMQLDEAKDRLPELEDEIKFMLIPKDPEDAKNVMVEIRAGTGGDEASIFAGDLFRMYTKYCESRNWRTSVVDMNEGTSGGFKEVIFEVTGEDVYGTLKFEAGVHRVQRVPQTETQGRVHTSAATVMVLPEAEEFDVQIDMNDVRVDFFCSSGPGGQSVNTTKSAVRLTHTPTGLVAQCQDQKSQHKNKDKALMVLRSRLYEMELAKKQEEDAAKRTSQVSSGDRSAKIRTYNYAQGRVTDHRVGLTLYDLGNIMNGDIQKIVDELQLVNNTEKLKEASEVF; encoded by the coding sequence ATGTTAGACAGATTACAGATAGTAAAACAACGTTTCGATGAGATTTCCGATTTGATTATCCAGCCGGATGTCATTTCTGATCAGAAGCGTTATGTCCAGTTGAATAAGGAATATAAAGACCTGAAAGCACTGGCAGAAAAGCGCGATGAGTACGTTAATATCATGAGTAATATTGATGAGGCTAACGAAATTATTGCGGATGGTAGTGATGCGGAAATGGTAGACATGGCCAAGATGCAGCTGGATGAAGCAAAAGACAGATTACCGGAACTGGAAGACGAAATCAAGTTCATGCTGATCCCTAAAGATCCGGAAGATGCTAAAAATGTGATGGTGGAGATCCGTGCCGGTACTGGTGGGGACGAAGCGAGTATTTTTGCAGGAGATCTTTTCAGGATGTATACTAAATATTGTGAAAGCCGCAACTGGAGAACCAGTGTAGTGGATATGAATGAAGGTACTTCAGGTGGTTTCAAAGAGGTTATCTTTGAAGTTACTGGTGAAGATGTTTATGGAACACTGAAGTTTGAAGCTGGAGTGCACCGTGTACAACGTGTACCACAAACGGAAACACAAGGACGTGTACACACTTCGGCAGCGACAGTAATGGTGCTTCCGGAAGCAGAAGAATTTGATGTGCAAATCGACATGAATGATGTTCGTGTAGATTTCTTCTGTTCTTCAGGACCTGGTGGACAGTCGGTAAATACGACCAAATCGGCAGTGCGATTGACGCATACCCCAACAGGATTAGTGGCCCAATGCCAGGATCAGAAATCACAACACAAGAATAAAGACAAAGCCTTGATGGTATTGCGTTCCCGTCTTTATGAGATGGAACTTGCCAAAAAACAGGAAGAAGATGCGGCAAAACGTACTTCACAGGTAAGTAGTGGTGACCGTTCGGCTAAGATCCGTACCTATAATTATGCTCAGGGGCGTGTAACCGATCACCGTGTAGGGCTTACATTATATGATCTGGGTAATATCATGAATGGTGATATCCAAAAAATTGTAGATGAGCTGCAGCTGGTAAACAATACTGAAAAATTAAAAGAAGCAAGCGAAGTATTTTAA
- the pyrF gene encoding orotidine-5'-phosphate decarboxylase codes for MTHQQLTANIRRKKSFLCIGLDVDLTKIPQHLLTTEDPIFEFNKAIIDATHDLAVAYKPNTAFYEAYGIKGWISLEKTIQYLNEKHPEIFTIADAKRGDIGNTSSMYAKAFLEDLAFDSVTVAPYMGKDSVEPFLAVKDKFTILLALTSNAGAFDFQTQTVDGKELYKKVIETSKTWKYSENLMYVVGATKAEYFTEIRKIVPDSFLLVPGVGAQGGSLAEVCKYGMAENIGLLINSSRGIIYASQQQDFAEKAREEALKIQLEMQQILFR; via the coding sequence ATGACACACCAACAACTTACTGCCAATATCCGCCGCAAAAAATCATTCCTTTGTATTGGGCTGGATGTAGACCTTACAAAAATACCACAGCATTTATTAACGACAGAAGATCCGATTTTCGAATTCAACAAAGCGATAATCGATGCGACCCATGACCTTGCTGTGGCCTATAAACCCAATACTGCTTTTTATGAAGCTTATGGCATTAAAGGCTGGATTTCACTGGAAAAAACCATTCAGTACCTGAATGAGAAACACCCTGAAATTTTTACCATAGCCGATGCTAAAAGGGGCGATATCGGGAATACCTCTTCCATGTATGCAAAGGCGTTCCTGGAAGACCTTGCGTTTGATTCGGTGACAGTGGCACCTTATATGGGGAAAGATTCGGTAGAGCCTTTTCTGGCGGTAAAGGATAAATTTACAATCCTGTTGGCGTTAACATCCAATGCCGGTGCTTTTGATTTTCAAACCCAGACAGTGGACGGGAAAGAATTATATAAGAAGGTTATTGAAACATCCAAAACCTGGAAATACAGTGAGAACCTGATGTATGTCGTTGGAGCCACCAAAGCCGAATATTTTACCGAAATCCGTAAAATCGTTCCTGATAGCTTTTTATTAGTGCCGGGAGTTGGAGCACAGGGTGGAAGCCTTGCGGAAGTATGCAAATATGGGATGGCGGAGAATATCGGTTTGCTGATCAATTCTTCCCGTGGGATCATTTATGCTTCACAACAACAGGATTTTGCCGAAAAAGCCCGTGAAGAAGCCCTAAAGATACAATTGGAAATGCAACAGATTTTATTTCGATAG
- a CDS encoding ABC transporter substrate-binding protein, whose protein sequence is MKTFIDQIGNLVTFEHSPKRIVSLVPSQTELLSDMGLEEKIVGITKFCVHPYHFKSTKKIVGGTKKVNYDKIRELNPDIIITNKEENTLEMVEELRKIAPVWVTNVITLEDNQKMIDDFGRIFNCRTEAQKWNDKIHFAFKDFVDFMKDVPVRKAAYFIWRDPYMAAGQDNFINALLQLNHFKNIYDDKGRYPEVEIRRIRLEGDPDVVFLSSEPYPFKDEHAFAIGRFTHHAKTVFVDGEMFSWYGSRILKAFDYFKVLQEKLKDQS, encoded by the coding sequence ATGAAAACATTTATAGACCAAATCGGTAACCTGGTAACATTTGAACATTCCCCAAAACGGATTGTTTCATTGGTACCTTCACAAACGGAGCTTTTATCCGATATGGGGCTGGAAGAAAAAATCGTTGGGATCACTAAATTTTGTGTGCATCCCTATCATTTTAAATCCACAAAAAAGATTGTTGGCGGGACTAAAAAAGTAAATTATGATAAGATCCGGGAATTGAACCCTGATATCATTATCACCAATAAAGAAGAGAATACGCTGGAAATGGTGGAAGAACTTCGGAAAATTGCTCCGGTTTGGGTGACTAATGTGATTACACTGGAAGACAACCAAAAGATGATTGATGATTTTGGGCGTATTTTTAACTGCCGTACCGAAGCTCAAAAATGGAACGATAAAATCCATTTTGCATTTAAGGATTTTGTCGATTTTATGAAGGATGTCCCGGTTCGTAAAGCGGCTTATTTCATCTGGCGGGATCCATATATGGCTGCCGGGCAGGATAATTTTATCAATGCATTATTGCAGCTGAACCATTTCAAAAATATATATGACGATAAAGGGCGTTATCCCGAAGTTGAGATTCGTAGAATCCGTTTAGAAGGAGATCCCGATGTTGTTTTCCTCTCTTCGGAACCCTATCCTTTTAAAGATGAGCATGCTTTTGCGATTGGGAGATTCACCCATCACGCCAAAACAGTTTTTGTAGATGGTGAGATGTTTTCCTGGTATGGAAGCCGGATTCTAAAAGCATTTGACTACTTTAAAGTACTTCAGGAAAAGTTAAAAGACCAATCCTAA